From Myxocyprinus asiaticus isolate MX2 ecotype Aquarium Trade chromosome 10, UBuf_Myxa_2, whole genome shotgun sequence, the proteins below share one genomic window:
- the LOC127447035 gene encoding TSC22 domain family protein 1-like isoform X3 — MQMPQAADIHQRRDELTLEFLCAAALDVRSLEKASFSAGESSAHRIIFLPTFTKDVIFKRKAVGRTHTFASVVKFIWMKNSMNSPCYSVAMDLGVCQLRHFSISFLSSLLGTETSSVKLDNSSSGASVVAIDNKIEQAMDLVKSHLMYAVREEVEVLKEQIKELIERNSQLEQENNLLKNLASPEQLAQFQAQVQSGSPPSSTQGVQPPAPPAQLAAQISGPSA; from the exons atgcaaatgccACAGGCTGCAGATATTCACCAGCGCAGAGATGAGCTGACCTTGGAGTTTCTTTGTGCTGCGGCACTGGATGTACGGTCTCTTGAAAAAGCGAGCTTTTCTGCTGGGGAGTCAAGCGCTCACCGCATAATATTTCTGCCAACGTTCACAAAGGATGTAATATTCAAAAGAAAGGCTGTAGGAAGGACACACACATTCGCGTCCGTGGTCAAATTCATATGGATGAAAAATAGCATGAATTCTCCATGCTATTCCGTGGCGATGGATCTGGGTGTTTGTCAGCTTAGACATTTTTCAATATCTTTTCTCTCATCGTTGTTGGGGACCGAGACTTCTTCCGTCAAGCTCGACAATAG CTCATCGGGTGCCAGTGTTGTGGCTATAGACAACAAGATTGAACAAGCCATG GATCTGGTGAAGAGTCACTTGATGTATGCTGTTCGGGAGGAAGTGGAGGTTTTGAAAGAACAGATTAAAGAACTGATTGAGAGAAATTCTCAGCTTGAACAGGAAAATAATCTGCTGAAGAACCTGGCCAGTCCGGAGCAACTTGCACAGTTCCAGGCACAAGTTCAAAGCGGCTCGCCGCCTTCGTCCACACAAGGAGTGCAGCCGCCTGCACCGCCAGCCCAACTGGCAGCACAAATCTCTGGACCATCGGCATAG
- the LOC127447035 gene encoding TSC22 domain family protein 1-like isoform X4, protein MCMCVRLSLVGNRGISSVFGGLLIDTSMRETVLRVQGRDEMAMKLLFWELEQHLKSSSGASVVAIDNKIEQAMDLVKSHLMYAVREEVEVLKEQIKELIERNSQLEQENNLLKNLASPEQLAQFQAQVQSGSPPSSTQGVQPPAPPAQLAAQISGPSA, encoded by the exons atgtgcatgtgtgtgcgtctaAGCCTTGTGGGGAATAGAGGAATAAGTTCTGTATTTGGGGGTCTGCTGATTGACACATCAATGAGAGAAACAGTCCTCAGAGTCCAAGGCCGAGACGAAATGGCCATGAAGCTATTGTTCTGGGAGTTAGAACAGCATTTGAAAAG CTCATCGGGTGCCAGTGTTGTGGCTATAGACAACAAGATTGAACAAGCCATG GATCTGGTGAAGAGTCACTTGATGTATGCTGTTCGGGAGGAAGTGGAGGTTTTGAAAGAACAGATTAAAGAACTGATTGAGAGAAATTCTCAGCTTGAACAGGAAAATAATCTGCTGAAGAACCTGGCCAGTCCGGAGCAACTTGCACAGTTCCAGGCACAAGTTCAAAGCGGCTCGCCGCCTTCGTCCACACAAGGAGTGCAGCCGCCTGCACCGCCAGCCCAACTGGCAGCACAAATCTCTGGACCATCGGCATAG